In a genomic window of Penaeus vannamei isolate JL-2024 chromosome 38, ASM4276789v1, whole genome shotgun sequence:
- the LOC113814492 gene encoding peroxiredoxin 2, whose translation MFCCCKTGKCNRVGAVRRWVDEGYTHKSGRGSAPCTRREVVDRSEAQTSSRFVEYSVIRGILFVESRFTESARKARRAKRRWRSVSFNLPDEEQEKEDRLKSLLEDDIEKLNLSNKTEIIRNTKTTTTMSNTVPAIGKPAPIFKGTAVVDGQFKEISLEDYKGKYVIFFFYPLDFTFVCPTEIIAFSDRVEEFRKIGCEVVACSTDSHFSHLAWINTPRKEGGLGTMKIPLLADKSMEVAKAYGVLKDDEGIAFRGLFVIDGKQNLRQVTINDLPVGRDVDETLRLVQAFKFTDEHGEVCPAGWKPGSKTMKADPAGSKEYFQNEN comes from the exons ATGTTCTGTTGCTGTAAAACTGGGAAGTGCAATAGAGTGGGAGCTGTAAGAAGGTGGGTGGACGAGGGATACACCCATAAGTCTGGAAGGGGTTCTGCTCCCTGTACCAGGAGAGAAGTTGTGGATAGATCAGAAGCACAAACAAGCTCAAGATTTGTTGAATACTCTGTGATCAGAGGGATTTTATTTGTGGAATCAAGATTCACAGAAAGTGCTAGGAAAGCTCGCAGGGCAAAGCGACGTTGGCGCAGTGTTTCATTTAATCTGCCAGATgaagagcaagaaaaggaagaTCGTTTAAAATCTTTGCTTGAAGATGATATTGAAAAACTGAATCTTtcaaataaaactgaaattattagg aataccaagaccaccaccaccatgagtAACACTGTCCCAGCTATTGGCAAGCCTGCTCCCATCTTCAAGGGCACTGCTGTTGTTGACGGACAGTTCAAGGAGATCTCCCTGGAGGATTACAAGGGCAAATACgtaattttcttcttctaccctttGGACTTCACCTTCGTCTGTCCCACTGAAATTATTGCTTTCTCTGACCGTGTTGAGGAATTCAGGAAAATTGGATGCGAAGTGGTTGCTTGCTCTACAGACTCCCATTTCTCTCACCTTGCTTG GATTAACACTCCACGCAAGGAAGGTGGTCTTGGTACAATGAAGATCCCTCTTCTGGCTGACAAGTCAATGGAAGTTGCAAAGGCTTATGGAGTCCTTAAGGATGACGAAGGCATTGCTTTCAGAGGCCTTTTTGTTATTGATGGCAAGCAGAACCTCCGTCAG GTAACAATCAATGATCTGCCAGTTGGGCGTGATGTAGATGAAACACTACGATTAGTACAAGCCTTCAAGTTCACAGACGAGCATGGTGAAG tATGCCCTGCTGGCTGGAAACCCGGCTCCAAGACAATGAAGGCCGATCCTGCTGGCAGCAAAGAATACTTccagaatgaaaattaa
- the tzn gene encoding hydroxyacylglutathione hydrolase, mitochondrial isoform X6, translated as MKIKILPALSDNYMYLLMDETTKEAAIVDPVEPKTVLAAVEEAGVNLTTILTTHHHWDHAGGNKALVETFDKPLRVLGGDDRIEALTQKVSHGDKFTVGSLNIECLFTPCHTQGHICYNVTVEDASQKPVVFTGDTLFLGGCGKFFEGNATEMYKALIEILGSLPDHTEVYCGHEYALQNLAFGSHVEPDNDTIKQKIAWVKERRDNGLPSVPSTIGEEKQLNPFMRVNESPVQKHAGTSEGIETMAAVRREKDNWKAPKN; from the exons ATGAAGATCAAAATTTTACCAGCACTCTCTGACAATTATATGTATCTG TTAATGGATGAAACCACAAAGGAAGCAGCCATTGTGGACCCAGTGGAGCCAAAGACAGTGTTGGCAGCGGTTGAGGAGGCAGGAGTCAATCTCACTACCATCCTGACAACCCATCATCACTG GGATCATGCCGGCGGGAACAAAGCATTGGTCGAAACATTCGACAAACCCCTGAGAGTCCTTGGGGGTGACGACCGCATTGAAGCCCTTACGCAAAAGGTTTCCCATGGAGACAAGTTTACGGTGGGCAGTCTGAACATCGAGTGTCTGTTTACCCCATGTCATACGCAGGGTCACATCTGCTATAATGTCACTGTTGAAGATGCAAGTCAGAAGCCAGTTGTGTTTACAG GTGACACTCTTTTCCTTGGTGGTTGTGGAAAATTCTTTGAAGGAAATGCCACAGAGATGTATAAAGCTCTGATTGAAATTCTTGGTTCCCTACCTGATCACACA GAAGTATACTGTGGTCATGAATATGCCTTGCAAAATCTTGCCTTTGGGTCGCATGTTGAGCCTGACAACGATACTATCAAGCAGAAGATTGCTTGGGTGAAGGAACGCAGGGATAATGGACTGCCTTCAGTGCCTTCTACAATAG GTGAAGAGAAACAGCTCAACCCCTtcatgagagtgaatgagagccCTGTCCAGAAACATGCAGGAACGAGCGAAGGAATAGAGACCATGGCAGCCGTCAGGAGAGAAAAGGACAACTGGAAAGCTCCCAAAAACTGA
- the tzn gene encoding hydroxyacylglutathione hydrolase, mitochondrial isoform X5 yields the protein MFRLASNLLPERAVQFLTASYFRANAWYSLGAGKFHSTQVIVEHPNMKIKILPALSDNYMYLLMDETTKEAAIVDPVEPKTVLAAVEEAGVNLTTILTTHHHWDHAGGNKALVETFDKPLRVLGGDDRIEALTQKVSHGDKFTVGSLNIECLFTPCHTQGHICYNVTVEDASQKPVVFTGDTLFLGGCGKFFEGNATEMYKALIEILGSLPDHTEVYCGHEYALQNLAFGSHVEPDNDTIKQKIAWVKERRDNGLPSVPSTIGEEKQLNPFMRVNESPVQKHAGTSEGIETMAAVRREKDNWKAPKN from the exons ATGTTCCGCTTGGCTTCCAACTTGTTACCTGAGCGAGCAGTTCAGTTCCTTACTGCTTCCTACTTCAGAG CCAACGCCTGGTACAGTCTCGGTGCAGGAAAATTCCACAGTACGCAGGTTATAGTCGAACATCCAAATATGAAGATCAAAATTTTACCAGCACTCTCTGACAATTATATGTATCTG TTAATGGATGAAACCACAAAGGAAGCAGCCATTGTGGACCCAGTGGAGCCAAAGACAGTGTTGGCAGCGGTTGAGGAGGCAGGAGTCAATCTCACTACCATCCTGACAACCCATCATCACTG GGATCATGCCGGCGGGAACAAAGCATTGGTCGAAACATTCGACAAACCCCTGAGAGTCCTTGGGGGTGACGACCGCATTGAAGCCCTTACGCAAAAGGTTTCCCATGGAGACAAGTTTACGGTGGGCAGTCTGAACATCGAGTGTCTGTTTACCCCATGTCATACGCAGGGTCACATCTGCTATAATGTCACTGTTGAAGATGCAAGTCAGAAGCCAGTTGTGTTTACAG GTGACACTCTTTTCCTTGGTGGTTGTGGAAAATTCTTTGAAGGAAATGCCACAGAGATGTATAAAGCTCTGATTGAAATTCTTGGTTCCCTACCTGATCACACA GAAGTATACTGTGGTCATGAATATGCCTTGCAAAATCTTGCCTTTGGGTCGCATGTTGAGCCTGACAACGATACTATCAAGCAGAAGATTGCTTGGGTGAAGGAACGCAGGGATAATGGACTGCCTTCAGTGCCTTCTACAATAG GTGAAGAGAAACAGCTCAACCCCTtcatgagagtgaatgagagccCTGTCCAGAAACATGCAGGAACGAGCGAAGGAATAGAGACCATGGCAGCCGTCAGGAGAGAAAAGGACAACTGGAAAGCTCCCAAAAACTGA